In Sphingomonas sp. M1-B02, the sequence CCTTCACTGGCGACAAGGTGATCGGGGCGATCCTCTTCGAGCGGACGATGGACGGTCAGGTTGCCGGCAAGACGGCACCACAGGCGCTGATCGACAAGGGCGTCGTGCCGTTCCTCAAGATCGACAAGGGTCTGGAGGCGGAAGCGAACGGCGTTCAGCTGATGAAGCCGATTCCCGGGCTCGATACCCTCCTCGCGCGGGCAAAGGGGCTGGGGGTTTTCGGCACCAAGGAACGTTCGGTGATCGCTCTGGCGAACAAGGACGGGATCGCGGCGATCGTCGCGCAGCAGTTCGAGGTTGCCGATCAAGTGATCGCGGCCGGGCTGATGCCGATCCTGGAGCCCGAGATCAACATCAAGTCGCCCGAGCGCGGTTCCGCCGACCTGATCCTCCGCGACGAGATATTGTCCGCGCTCGACGATGACGCAAACGGCCCCAAGGTGATGCTGAAGCTTTCCATTCCCGAGGTTCCGGGCACGTTCGATGCGCTGGTAGAACATCCCAGGGTGTTGCGGGTGGTTGCGCTGTCGGGCGGCTTCGCGCGCGCTGAGGCCTGTGCCGAGCTGGCGAAGAACCGCGGCATGATCGCGAGCTTCAGCCGCGCGCTTCTGGAAGATTTGCGACACGGGATGAGCGATTCCGCCTTCGACGCAGCGTTGGGCGAGGCGATCGACGAAATCTATACCGCGTCGACCCAGAAGAGCCTCGCGTCGGTATGACGGGCCGGCGTCCCGTCCTGGCCGGGCTGGCGATCGGCTTGCTGGGCGGCGGCGCCTTCGCGAAAGGACTGCATGTGGAAGAGCGTGAAGCGACGTTCGGGATGATCGGCAAGATGAAGGCACAGCCGGGCAAGCGTACCGAGCTGATCGAAATCCTCGGCGCGGGAACTGCGGCAATGCCGGGCTGCCTGGCCTATCTGGTCGCGGAGGACGCGACGGACGTCGAGGCAATCTGGATTACCGAAATCTGGGACAAGAAGGAAAGCCATGCGGCGTCGCTGCAGCTGCCGGCTGTACGCGAAGCCATCGCCAAGGGGCGGCCGCTAATTGCGGGTTTCGAACTGAGTGCGGAGACCAGGCCTGTTCCGGGGGCGAGCTTTCGCAAAGCCTAGTTTCGCCCTCATCGCCTCTTGGCGTCGGCCTGCACGGCGCTTGACCACGAGCGCCGCGAGGTAGAAGCGGCCACGCGAATGGCGGCAGTTCCGTTCGGAATCGCCAAGGCGGATAGTGGAGTATGGCATGGATGATTCCGAGGACATGATCGAAGAAAATGCGCTGGCGGGATTTGCGGACCAATTCGTTCGCGATCCGCGTCGGCCGGCCTGCCAGCTCTACCTCATCTCGCCGCTGGACGTGACGGGGGGATTCGCCGATCGGTTGGCGCGCGCGCTGGATGCGGGGCCTGTGGCGGCGTTCCAGTTTCGCGTGAAGGGCGTGGATCAGCATGAAGCGGTGAAGCTTGCCGAACCGCTGCAGCGGATCTGCAGCGATCGCGACGTGGCGTTCCTGGTCAACGACAGCATCAGCCTGGCTAGGCGCCTGGGCGCGGACGGAGTGCATCTGGGGCAGGACGATGGTGATGCGCGCGAAGCGCGTTCGGTCCTCGGGCCGAGCGCGCAGATCGGTATGACGGTCCACAATAGCCGGCATCTGGCGATGGAAGCCGGCGAGGCGGGGGCCGATTATGTCGCGTTCGGGGCCTTCTATCCCACCCCGACCAAGGAAACCCGCCACGTCGCCGACCCGGCGCTGCTGAGCTGGTGGACGACGGTCTTCGAGATTCCGTGCGTCGCGATTGGGGGAATCACGCCCGAGAACGCGCCGGCGCTGGTAGCCGCAGGCGCCGACTTCCTGGCCGTCTCGCACGCGGTTTGGGGTGGCGACGAGGCAGCTGCCGTGAGGGCGTTCGACGCTGTACTGGCCGCCTGACAGGCCAGTCGTTTCCGTTGGGAAACAAGATCAAGTCGTATTCGTTCACCGGCTGATCCCTTTGGTCAGGAGCCTGTTTGTGCGTAAGAAAGTTCTCGGTGCCGCCGCCTGTCTCGCGTTGATTTCCGTCACTCCGCTGGCAGCACAGCCCGAGGCCAAGGCTTCCAAGGCCAAGCCGGCGATCGACTATACTGTCATGCACGCGCAGGTGATCCTCGACTCGCTTGGTTTCTCGCCGGGGATCGTCGATGGGCGCGAGGGGCAGTCGCTGACTGCGGCCCTCAAGGGCTTCCAGAGCGCCCGCGGGCTCACGACGAGCGGAAAGCTCGACAAAGCGACGCTGAGCGCGCTGCATCCCTATCGCGCGCGCCGGCCGGTGGTGCGGGTGGCGCTCGATGCGGCGATGCTGCGCGGGCCGTACGTCAATCCGATGCCGGACAAGCCGGAGGACCAGGCCATGCTCGCGTCGCTCGGCTATGCCCGTCCGCTCGAGAAGCTCGCCGAGA encodes:
- a CDS encoding putative quinol monooxygenase, whose amino-acid sequence is MTGRRPVLAGLAIGLLGGGAFAKGLHVEEREATFGMIGKMKAQPGKRTELIEILGAGTAAMPGCLAYLVAEDATDVEAIWITEIWDKKESHAASLQLPAVREAIAKGRPLIAGFELSAETRPVPGASFRKA
- the thiE gene encoding thiamine phosphate synthase; the encoded protein is MDDSEDMIEENALAGFADQFVRDPRRPACQLYLISPLDVTGGFADRLARALDAGPVAAFQFRVKGVDQHEAVKLAEPLQRICSDRDVAFLVNDSISLARRLGADGVHLGQDDGDAREARSVLGPSAQIGMTVHNSRHLAMEAGEAGADYVAFGAFYPTPTKETRHVADPALLSWWTTVFEIPCVAIGGITPENAPALVAAGADFLAVSHAVWGGDEAAAVRAFDAVLAA
- a CDS encoding fructose bisphosphate aldolase; translation: MNAAEMTAKIADGKGFIAALDQSGGSTPKALKGYGIDESAYDGDEAMFALIHEMRSRIISSPAFTGDKVIGAILFERTMDGQVAGKTAPQALIDKGVVPFLKIDKGLEAEANGVQLMKPIPGLDTLLARAKGLGVFGTKERSVIALANKDGIAAIVAQQFEVADQVIAAGLMPILEPEINIKSPERGSADLILRDEILSALDDDANGPKVMLKLSIPEVPGTFDALVEHPRVLRVVALSGGFARAEACAELAKNRGMIASFSRALLEDLRHGMSDSAFDAALGEAIDEIYTASTQKSLASV